The genomic segment CAAATGGGACCGAGGGCCTTCGATCTTGACGTCGGTGATGTTGGGTCGTCCGTTCCCGCCGGCAGCCTTGGCCGCGCCGATCACCGCCACGCTGAGAGCCACCATGTAGAAGACCACTCCAAGGATGAGAACGCAGGTCTCCCACAGGTTGCCCCGCCGGGTGGGGTGGATGAGTAGGGCGACGATGCTGCAGACGATGGCGAGGATGGCGCAGAGCGAGGCCACGTAGATCGGCCATGACTTGTTGTTGAGAGCGACGAACACGACGTCGCTGGACAGCCCGAGAGCCGTCATGATCCCGGCAACGGTGATCAGCGCACCGGCCAGGATCTTGGCGACGTCGTCCAGGCGCTTTCCGACCCTGGCCTGGATCTCGTCGGGCGTCGGCGCAGCCTCTTTGTCGTCGCCCATGTTCGGCACCCTCATCGCGGCCCTCCACGCCGTCGGCCCGCGCAGGCAAGGCCATACACGCTTGGTGCGCCCAACCAAGAGGCACCCGGCCCGTGGCACCCGCTCGACCTACTCGCCGTCGGGTGGGTAAGGCTGCCGGCCCGAGTCCGGCCGTCGCCTGTGAGCAGGTTGCCGCAACCTATCGGCTGGCAGCCGTGACCGTGCTCCGGACACTCCCACCCCACACATCTTCTCCGAGCGAAGTCACCCCATCGAGGCGGCTCCCATTCCCGGCTTCCGGATGTTGTGGGTCTGCCGTGGCCGCGGCATCATCCGCCTCAACCCACCACTGTACGAACGACCTGGACGCCAGGGGCCGCGTCTGGTCGGCTCTGCTCGGGTCGGCGGCAGACGGGATGGGAGCCCCCGCATCAGCCACTCACGGCCGGCACTCGCGTACCGGGCCCCCTGCCGTCTCGGAGCCTGAGCGCTCGGGAGTTCTTGTCCTGCCCGGTGACGACGACGACCTGCCGGGCGTTGTCGGGGATCTCGGCGAGAGTCCTCGGGCCGAGGCCCGGAAGGTCGGCCGGTGCGGAAGGGCTCGGGTCCGCGGTTTTGGCGTCCGGGGCCCTTTCGCCGGCCGCGTTCGTTTCGCCGGCCGCGCTCGGCCGGGATCGGGCGCGAGCCGTGCTGGACGTGACGGGCCGGGTGTCCTGCGCACTGGTGGTGGCCGAGGTGGCGTCCCCCGGCGTCCCGGTACCGGGGCCGCCGCACCCGGCCAGGGTGAGGGCCAGGGCCAGGGCCAGGACCGCGGCGGGAACCGGCACGCGGGAGCCCACGGAGGAGGAGAGGTGCGACCTCGCCGCGGGTGACGCCGGCACCCTGCGGCTGCACCGGGAACCGCTGGCCGCGGACGAGCTGATCGGCCAGGTCGCCGCCGCCCATCGCAGCCGCGCCGAAGCCGCGGTCGTACACCTGCGGGCGGAGGCCGACCCAGGGCTCTGGATGGACGCCGACCCGGTGCGCATGCGCCAGGTCCTGGGCAACCTCGTCTCCAACGCGCTGCGGCACACTCCCACGCAAGGCACGGTCACCCTCAGCGCCCGGCGGACGGCGAACGAGGCCGTCCTGACCGTGCGCGACACGGGAGACGGCATCTCCCCCGAAGACCTGCCCCATGTCCTCGAACGGTTCTGGCGCGCCGAGAAATCCCGCAGCAGACGCACCGGGGGCAGCGGTCTCGGCCTGTCCATCGTGCGCCAGTTCGTCGAGGCACACGGCGGAACCGTCACCGTCGGCAACACCCCCGGCAGCGGAGCGGTGTTCACCGTCCGGCTGCCCCGTGTGTCCGGGCCGGAGGAACCTCAACTGTGAGGGGTCGTCAGACACCCGTGGAAAGGGCGCCCCAGGGCACACAAGGGCACGACACTGGCCGCGCAGCACTGCTGTACGTCGACCACAAGCGCACGCTTTCCAGCTGTGGTGGTGGGGTATCGGGCCGGTGTGTAGTTGGCCACGCCGTTTCGGCATGAGCCCGGTGCGGCCGGTTCAGGAGAACAAGGGACACGCCCCCGCGATCGGCGGTGATGCGCGAGCCCGCCGCGGAACGTGGAGCACGCCCTAGGGAGCCAGGGCTCTGGGAGCACGGCCCCGGCGACGGCCGGACGCCGGATCTGCTCCCGCCCTCACCGATGCCCGGGGCCCCGGGGACCCGGACGTTCCCTCCGTCACGGCTGCCCCGGGAACTGCCCTCGCGGACCTGTGCCGGCGGCGCGGCTCCGGTAAGGATGGACGGTCAGCCGTCCGGGGTGTCGAAGGGAACGTCATGTACGCGCGGGGAAAGCGGAACCTGTCGTCGGGCGAACTGGACACTGCCCACCGCGTGATCCAGCCCAGTGCGCCGGTCCAGCGGATGCTGGACCTCCAGCGGACGGCGGGGAACACCGCGGTGGCCCGCATGGTCGAGCGGGAGCGGCACCAGCACGGCCCGGGATGCGAGCACGCGGACCCGGCCGTCCAGCGCCGGGAGACCACAGGCCACAGCCGCGGGCACGACGTCGCCGAGGACACCCACCCGACAGACCATCGCAGCCTCATCGACGCCGCGATGGCAACGCCGAGCAGCCCGCTGCCGGGCCCCTTCCTCACCAAGGCGAAGGCGTTCTACGGCAACGACGCCCTCTCCGCGGGCCGGGTCCACGACAACGCGACCGCCCAGCGCGCCACCGCGGCGCTGGGCGCGCGGGCCATGACGATCGGAAGCCACATCTTCCTCGGCTCGTCGGCCGTCGGCGACACCGAGACCCTCGCCCACGAGACCAGCCACCTCGACAAGAACCTCCGGGGAATCCGCGAGACGGGCAACGACAACGGCGCCGGTGTCACGGTGACCGACCCGGGGCAGGGCTCGGAGCGCGCGGCCGTCGCCGACGGCGCCGCCTTCACGGCGGGAGCGGCCACCGCGCCGTCGGTCGTCGCGCGGCACGCGGTCGCTCAGGAGGCGGACGGCGCGGAGCGGACGGCCCAGCGGGTCCCGGCCGCCGGGACGGTCGAGGCGCTGGACGGTGGGCCCCACGGCGGCCCGGCGGTCCAGCGAACGGTCTGGGAGTTCGACCAGGGCGCCAGCTTCAACGACCCCCGCTCCGGCCGGGAGACCCGCTGGCGCAACAGGAGCAACCCCGGTGAGTTCCGCACCTCCACACAGCTGGGCATCAACGGCCAGGGCACACCGCGGCACGGGGACATCTACGACGACGCGACCCAGCAGGTGCACAGCAGCGCGAACGCGAAGTTCTCCAAGAACGGCACCATCCCGGATCACCAGTACCCGAAGCGCGAGTCCCAGACTCGCCGGGCCCTGGTGGAGGCCAAGCAGGCCATCTCGACGGCCCTCGCCATGCTGCAGGCGGCGGGAGGCGCTCCGGGCGGCCCGCTGCTGACGGGACTCCAATCGGGCTTCCCGGCGTTCCGGGCCGCGACCCCCGA from the Streptomyces sp. NBC_00310 genome contains:
- a CDS encoding eCIS core domain-containing protein — protein: MYARGKRNLSSGELDTAHRVIQPSAPVQRMLDLQRTAGNTAVARMVERERHQHGPGCEHADPAVQRRETTGHSRGHDVAEDTHPTDHRSLIDAAMATPSSPLPGPFLTKAKAFYGNDALSAGRVHDNATAQRATAALGARAMTIGSHIFLGSSAVGDTETLAHETSHLDKNLRGIRETGNDNGAGVTVTDPGQGSERAAVADGAAFTAGAATAPSVVARHAVAQEADGAERTAQRVPAAGTVEALDGGPHGGPAVQRTVWEFDQGASFNDPRSGRETRWRNRSNPGEFRTSTQLGINGQGTPRHGDIYDDATQQVHSSANAKFSKNGTIPDHQYPKRESQTRRALVEAKQAISTALAMLQAAGGAPGGPLLTGLQSGFPAFRAATPEQIATFLPRIVEVVRRIQAGLNAQGAEIALVGDGNVPRGVAGWVAPSMSDMYNRVTNPNQQKSEALPTLDAGRSGPINLTDEGQNAWYIIHEATHRFAGTLDYQYSARDSELQEEDFNAEMASVMPDTAAASEAAMLGKRALRDPSEYSGQNKDSDRQPNWYAMGRRALMNADSYAQFILIATGARAPRF